The Peptoanaerobacter stomatis genome includes the window AGGTTTTTTATTTTATAAAAAGCCTATTTCTTGAGATATATTATAAGGAGGTGCAATTAATGGGAAAAAAAGCTATAGTGCTAAAAGAGCAGATAGTTGAAAGCATAGCTGAAAAGATTAAAAATTCTCAATCATGTGTAGTTATAGATTACAAAGGATTGACTGTAGAAGAAGATACAGAACTAAGAAAAAAATTCAGAGAAGCTAATGTTGAATACAAAGTGTATAAAAACACAATGGTGAGAAGAGCTGCTGAAAAAGTAGGCAATATGGAAAAATTTGACGATGTTAATTTAGTCGGACCGAATGCATTTGCATTTGGAGTAGATGATGCTATAATGCCTGCTAAAATAGCAAAAGATTTTGCAAAAACTCATCCTAAATTAGAGTTAAAAATGGCATATATAGAAGGTGAATTCTATGATGCACAAAGTCTTGACAAGGTTGCCAATATACCTTCAAGAGAAGTTCTTATTGCAAAATTGCTTGGAAGCTTCAAAGCTCCAGTTTCAAACTTTGTATATATGCTTGATGCTTTATCAAAGAAAAAAGCAGAAGAAGAACAAGAATAATATAATAAATGCATAGCTTAATAAATTGGCGTGTATTATTGTATAATGAGTTTAACAACTTAGTATTAAATTGAATGATAGATTTATAAAAATAGAATATTAAACAATGGAGGAATAAAAATGAACATAGAACAAATATTAGAAGCTATTGAAAATATGAAAGTTCTTGAATTAAATGAACTTGTTAAAGCAGCAGAAGAAAAATTCGGAGTATCTGCATCAGCACCTGTAGTAGTTGGAGCAGTTGCAGGTGGAGCAGAAGCAGCAGAAGAAAAAACTGAATTTGATGTAATATTAGCAGATGCTGGAGCATCAAAAGTAGGAGTTATAAAAGTAGTTAGAGAAATAACAGGTCTTGGATTAAAAGATGCTAAAGATTTAGTTGATGGAGCACCAAAACCACTTAAAGAAGGAGTTTCTAAAGAAGAAGCTGACGATATAAAAGCTAAACTTGAAGCTGCAGGAGCAAAAGTAGAAGTTAAATAGTTTATATAAAAAAATACCGCTTTTTTAAAGCGGTATTTTTTTATATAACTAAAACTCCCTCGCTATGATGCGAGGGAGTTTAAAAAAGACTGAACTGACGAATGCTTATATTTGTTATCTTGAAAGGTTTCCTCTAAGTCTGTCATCTTTGTAATCAAAAGAACCTAATTGTTTGCTGTTGTTTGATTCATCATATATTGTGAAGTAAACATTTACATTTTTGAACGGCTCTTTTTTTGTTATTTCTCTACCTACATCTTCAAGAAGACGTGTTAATTGTCTGTCGTTATCTTTTAATGCAGTTACATCATCATTGGAAAGTCCTTTGATATATACTTCTGCTTCAAAATCTCTTTTATATCTGAAACTGTAGCTTACTGTAAAGTCTTTTCTGTTTATGGTAATTCTGTCGTAGTCTCTGTCTCTGCTTATATCAGATTGTAAATCATATACTTTGTTTTTTATATCTCTGTCATCTGAAGACGGAGTTGATCTGCTGTCAGATTTTTTCTTCAAATCGCTGTTTTCATCTGTAAGTTTTTTTACATTTTCTTCAAGCTCTTTTATTTTTACATCTTTTTGAGCTATTTGAGTAGCAAGCTCATTTAATTTTTGCTCATAATAAGCACTCTTATCTTCCGCAGCTTGTGCAGGCATAACTCTAAGTTCAGCCGGCATACCTGCATTTTGTGGTATCCATTGTACATTAGCTATACCAAGATCGCTCAAAGTAGATATAGGTACATATACTCTTGAGTTAGCTATAAAAGGTTTTTTAGTTATATCGCTTATATATTGAACTATGTTGTTAACCTTAAAAGTAAAAGTATCATAATATGCTTGTTGAGCTACAGGTATGCTTGCAGCGTATGAAGAGCTGAAAGAAGCTAAACCTATTAACAATCCGCAAAGAGCGACGTTTTTTAAAAATTTAAATTTCATAAATTACCTCCGATGTATGATATAGTTTTGCAAATTATTATCTTTAAATATCAATTTTATATTTTTTATAAAAATAACAATTTGAATTTATTCTAATAGTCATTATACTATGTTTTTGTTGCATTTGAATTACAAAGATATTACAATAGATTAAAAAGAATATTATTTTCTTCATAATTGATGGAAATTTACGATAAAAATTAAGTAAAACATATAAATTATTTTTCTTATTTATGATATAATAATTGATATAGTTTTTCTGATTTTCAGCATATTTTGTCATATTATTTGACGAATAATATTAATTAAGCATTCAATAAATTAAGCCACAGTATCTTGCAAAATATAGATTTTAAGGGGGAAAAATTTTGAGTAAATTTAAAAGATGTATAGCGTTTATACTATCATTTATATTGATTTTTACGCTTATACCAAAAGAAGTTTTTGAAGTTTTTGCAGCACCTGTGAACATAACAATTACAAATTTTGACTATATTCAGACTAATAATTCCGGGAATACCAGCGTTAGAGTGGTAATAAAAGGAACTAATTTTCTACAAATGCTAAGTGGAACAAAAGAAGAAAGTGTAATCAAAGATATACTTGTGAAATCAGGTGCAGAGCCTAAATCATTGATGCAAGGAGATGCTGTAACTCAAGGAGTGAAAGTAAATGTTACAGATTCTCTAATAACTATAGTTGCACCTAAGGACGGAGATTTTGCAACTTTAAATATAAATACGAATGCAAAAAACACTATAACAATAAATACAAAATCATTGCCTACGAATTCTTATGATTTTGATGTACAAATAAACAATTTACCTTCAATGTCAGGTAGTTTAGATAATAAAAGAAACTATGTTGGACAAAAGCTTACTATAAAAGGTGCCAATTTTAATGGAGTATCTGATACTGTAATCGCAGGTGCATCACATCAGGCAGCAACAGGTGAAATGCAAGTAGATGCGTCAGGAAATACAATAACTATACCGAAATTGATAAAGGGTACTTTGAATAAAGACGAGAAAATACAATTTATAAAAGTCGATACAACATCTAATACAACAGGAACTATAAGACCGGCTATACAATTTACGGCAGAATATCTTAATAAAATACTTGTCTTTGAAAAATTGGTTGGTATGGACAATCTTGAGGTATTGCCTTCAGAAGGTCCTCACTCTACACCAAGCAAGATAACTGTAAGAGCGAGAGATATGTCAGGCAATTTGCTTAAAAGGATATTTAATTCAAATAATGAATTATATTTGAGAAGAGAAGTTAACGGAAAAGAAGAAAACTTAAAATTAACAGATGTAAAGCTTGTATATGAAGATCCTGATAATACATCAAGTGATGTGGTAGCAATAGAAGGTTGGACACCAACAGGTACAAGACCTGCCCCATCTGTATGGGATTTGGTTGTAAAAGATAAAGGAAATGTATCATCAGAAGGTGTTAAACAAAGAGCGTTCACATTTAGTACATCTAACCCTGCACCTCAGATAACAGGTATATCTCCTGCAGAAGGACCTGATACCGGTGGTACAGATGTTTTGATAACAGGTAAAAACCTCATCAATGTAAATACACCGGGAATAAAAATACCCAATAATTTTAGATTATTGCCAAGTGGAAATGCTACTGTTGAAGATAATGATACGCTTGTAGTAGAATATTCAGTGCCAGGCGGAACTAATCTTAAATACGGAGACAAAGTAGTATCAGGTGTAAAAAGAAAAATAAAGGTAAGAATAGCATCAATGACAAATGCCAACTCCGGACAGATATTCACGCCTACACAAACGCCTGGACCTGGAGTTACTCAAGGTGGTATAGAATACGGAAAATATCACTTTTTGGCAGGAAATGGAACAGACGGTTTGGTAGTTACTACTACAAATGCATCTACCGGAGGACCTCAAGATGTGATATTGGAAATGGATACAATATTTACATTTAATGACAGTAGTGAAATAACAATACCGGAAGCGGCAAAGTATAAATCATTCACATATAATGAGAAAAATCCTACACCGGTAGTAGATAAAGTCGAACTTGAATATGGATATTTCAACGACAGTGCTGAGGAAGGCGAACCTCCTGTTGGTGGAACAGACGGAGTTAAACCGTTGATGTTAAGGATAACAGGGGATAAATTAGAAGCATATAAAGGTGCAGACGGAAAGATGAAATTTCCTACAGTACAATTTGTTTTGCCTGATAATACAGTGCTTCCTGTTGTATCTTCTACAGCAGATGATGACACAAAAGTTCTTGATGAAAAAGGCAATCCGATAGACGGTATATATAATAAAGTTGGTAAGACATTAGTTGTATCAATAATACCGCCTACAAACGGAAAATATGATTTAAGACAATTAATTGGAAGTTCACAAGAACAACCTGGAGGGTATAAAAATTTAGAAGGTATAATACAAGTGACAAACCCTTCAGGAAATCATAATACTACAAATGCGACAGGTTCAAAATTTCAATTCAGAAGACCTGTTGAGACTTCATATACAGATGTAAACAGTAAACAGCCTGTTATAACACAGATAACATCAAATGGAGCTCCACTTAAAAAACTTCCATCAGATGCAGAAACAACAATAGAAATAAGAGTAAAAGCTGTTGCAGGTATATCAGATGCAAAAAAACTAATAGTTACTGTAGATGGTCTTGATATATCTAAAAATATAAAATCAACCAAGTTGGATGGAGAAGAAACAGTAATATCTTTAACTGTTCCAAAAGGTTTTGTAGGAAAATCAAGATTGCAAGTGATAATTCCGGAAGGTCTTATGGATTCTTATCAAATAATTTTTGATAATGTTAGAGGACCGGAGATAAAAGAACTTATACCGGAAGAAGGAGATAAGGGCACTATAGTAGTAATAAAAAGAGATGATCAAGCTAATGAGGTCAGCTTTAAACCTCCAGTAGAAACTTCTTCCAACGAAGCGGAAAGAATAGGTTCAAAAGTATTATGGAACGGTATTGATATAAATGAAATCTTCAACGGATATACTAAAGACGGTGCTGGAAAAGTAGTATATCAGCAAAGTGATACCTTTAAAAATTTTAAACAATCAGATAAAGATGTGCCGGCAGAATTGGTAAACTTACCGGGTAAATATGTGTATGTTGTAGATGCGAATACCATATATTTAAAAATACCGCAAGATGATGCTTTAAAAGAGGGAGAATATAATATACAGATAAAAAATCCCGATGGTAGTGAAAGCAGTATAGCAAAAGTATTTAAAATAGTAGATACAATAGATAAGACAAAAATAGGTACGATAAGTCCGAATGTAGATGATATAAAAGGTGGAATAATCACCACTATAACAGCAGGAATAAAAGATGGAATACAAACTAACTTTAAAGGTGGAGTAGATGTATATATAGGCTCACAAAAAGCTGAAGTTATAGGTTATGATATAGACAACAAAGAAGTTTATGTTAAAGTCCCACCATTAAAAGATTTTGAATTTCCAAAATCATTATCTGATAAGGTAGGTTCATATACAGTACCTGTTACAATACAAAACAAAGTAAATAAATCAACAGATACAATAAATGATGGATTTATATACTTAAACCCAAATTACAAAGTGGAAATAACACAAGTGTATAATGAAAAATATTCTACAGATCCTAAAAATGCAAATGCCAATAAAGGTGTAGAAGGCGAATTTATAATAATAAGAGGTAGCAACTTCAGATTAGAAACTGATGCAAATGGAAATTTTGTATTGCCTAAAGTGATGTTTGGATATAAGCTGTCAGAAACTCCTGTAGCTTTCGGTGCAAAAAACTTAAAACCGGACGGTTCACCACAAACAGATTCACAAGGTAGAGCTGAGCTTGAATGGATAAAAGTAAAAGTACCAAAACAGCCTACAATAGGTATAAACGCTGACGGTTCAGTAAATCTGTTAGTACAAAACCCTGACGGAGCAAAAGCAATAAAAGAAAAAGGCTTTATATATAACAAAAATAATCCAAGCATAAATGAAAAAGCTTCAATATTGCAAGCATCAAGATTCCACGATACTATAACAGTTGTAGCAAAAGAAATTAATAAAGATGGGCTTGTTATAGCATTTGGAAATAAAAAATATGAAAAAGAGCTAAGCTCTACTGAAATGCAAATAGAAACCACTAAAGAAGTAGAAAAAATCGTAGTAAAATATATACCTAATACAAGTCAAAATATAGAAATATATTACAAAAAACCTGACGGTACGTTGGTGCTTATGACAGATACACAAGGTACAACAGGCGGTAAAGCCAGATTAGGGGCAATAGGTGATAAAATCATAGTAGGTCTTAATTGGAAAAACCCTGCATATCATTCAACTGAAATAACTAAAAATCCGGAGCTTATATCTCAGCTTAATACGGAATATATGGAAATATATGCAGAAAATAAAGCACCTAATATAAATACTTTAATAGTCAGAAGAGGACTTGGAAAATTAGTAGATTTTAAACAGGATTCTACAAGTGGAGATGCACAGCTTACAATAGAGACACCATATAATGACAAGTCAGAAAAAACTACTATAACACTTATCAATTCTGACGGTTCATCAGCAACAGCACCATTTATTTTCCATGGAGGTCTTAACGGTCCTGAAATTACAGATATAGACGGAAGTAAGGATAGGGACATCACAATAGAAGGAAAAACTGTAAAAGCAAAAGTATATACGAGTGATTATACATCAGATACAGAAATAACTGTAATAGGTAAAAATTTTAAAGATATAGAAAAAGTGCTTGTAGGGGATAAAGAAGCGGAAGTCGTAAGTGTATCATCAGATTATACGAAATTAAAGATAAAAGTGCCTAAAGGTAACAAAGATGATGTAGGAAAACCACTGCCAATCACAGTAGTTACAAAAGAAGGTACAGGATACTCAGACAAAGCGAATCCTCCTGCTTACTTTATGTATATACAGGCAGGCTCTAAACCTGTAATAGAAAGCGTAACTCCAAAAAAAGGACCTCAAACTGGTGGAACAAAAGTTACTATAACAGGTACTAACTTCAAAGATATAGATGAATTCGGTACAAAGGGAGATATAGAGGTATTTTTTGCAGGAGTAAAAGGAAAAGTATCAAAAATATTAAAAAATGAGAAAGGCGAAATAGTAGGTTTAGAAGCAATTACACCGGCAGTTGATATGATAGATGACAAATCAACGGTTGTTGTAAAAAATGCAGATGAAGGTAAATCTGAAGGTAGCGAATTTAAGTATATTTCACAACCTATTATTGAAAAAATGGAAGGCAATTTTAAATTTTTTGCCGAAAAAGGTGAAGAAGATGATGATGTAAAAGTAACCATAATAGGTAAAAACTTTTATAATCCTTCAAAAGTAATGATAGGCAGTAAGACAATAAAGGTAGATAAAAATAAAGATAACAAAGAAAATGAATTGATGCTCGGAGTAAAATCAGACGGCTCAAACCAATATGTTGAGCTTGAAAAAGATAAGGACGGTAAAGTAAAGGGTTTGGAAATATCTGTTGGCAAAGACAATTCAAATTCATCAAATAACAGCAATGCAAATGCCAATAAAAATAAAAATAATACAACATCATTTACAATAACTGTTCCACAGATAACATTTGAACAAATGGAAAGCATGGTATCAAAAAATATAGTAGTGATAAATGAAGATGGCGGTATATCTCCTGAAGTTCCGGCGGATATTAAACTTCCTGTTCCGCAAGCACCTGTAGTTATAGCCACTCCTGGATACGGAAATACAGTAGGCTTATCTTGGGATTTGAAAAAGGATGACAGAAACAAAGCTACAAGATTTGAGATATATGCAAAAGAATACGGAAGTTCAAATGACTATGCTCATGTTGGAGATTTACCGGCAAATGCAGACACATCAGACTTGAAATATACTTTTACAGTAAAAGATTTGAAACCGGATACCAATTATCAATTCAAAGTCAGAGTTATGAACAAATTCGGTGAGGCTGAAGACTTTGGATATGCAACAGTAAGAACACTTAAAAAAGAAGATGATTATAAAAACAAAGAAAAAGAAAAAGAACTTGAAAGAGCAAATACAAAAGTAAGACAAGAAGGTACAAAAACTGTAGTAGGAGACACTCTCAAATATACAGTAGGAACAAAAGAAAATGTAATAGATTTGAGCAATTATCAAAATGTTGCAAAAAAAGAAATAAGAATACCAGCATCGCAGATAAAATTAGCTCCAAATGCAAACATACAGATAGTTGATAAGAATATGAGATTATCAGTACCGTTTAGAGCTTTTTCATTAAATCAGGTTTCTTCATCAAGTGATAATGCTGTAGTTGTAATAAAATTGCAAAATAATGACAACAAGCTAAACACATATGTAAGCAAAGCTATACCGAAAAATAAAAAGAGAATAACACAAGTCCACAAGATAGATTTTCAATTGGAAGAACCTAAAAAAACAGTTCCGATTAAATTTACAAATGCACCATTAAATATGACACTCATACCAAACAAACAAGTAGGTGCGAGCATACTTGCAAAATATAATGAAAAATCAAACTCATTAGAGCAATATGCAGATTCCGGTGTAACACAAGGAGGATATTATGTACTACTTGGAAATAAATAGAGCAAAGACCTTAAAAGGTCTTTGCCTTTTCCTAACAGCATTTATTATAATTACAACTTCAATACTGAATATCTATGCAGAACAGCCGATTTCATACGGTAATTATCCTGTATTAAGAGGTACTACAAATCCACAAGAAATACAAGAGGATAATAAGATAACGGATGCGGGCAAAGATTTAAGACAAATGGTATTGTCATCAAGATTAAAAGCATTTAAAGTGCAAAACAATAAAATATATCCAAGCAGACAATTGACTAATCTTGATACAATAATTGCACTTACTGCGCTTTCAGGAAATGATAAAGATATAACCAACACTGATAATTTGCAAGAAACGTATAAAGCAAAAGCGATAGAGCAAGGATTTATAACGGAAGAAGAATTAAATAAAAAAGAAAATGAAAAATTTTTTGAAAATAAGACAACTATGCGACAACTCAACAACTATTTTTCAAAAATTATGAACAAAGAGATAAAATATACTTCGCCTACAAATAAAATTGCAACAAGATTAGATTTGGCGAATATGATTTATGAGAATAAACAAGATTTATTAAATAAAGAAGATATATCAATATATTCAGGTCAAGTTATAAGCAAATCACAGATAGTAGAAGACGGAAAGAATAAATCATTGATAACGGTTAAGCTTGACAAAAATATAGTAATAAAAAAAGACTCTCAAGATACAAAAAGAAACACTAATAATAAAAATAATTCTAATACTGCTGAAAAGCCTGAATACTCGGAAAATCAAGTTGATAAGATTGTAGATGACAACAGTTATGATTCCACAGTTGTATCATATCTGAATATAGTAAGCCAAAAGGATGTGCCTATACTCACACCGTCAGGCTTTACAACAGATGTAAATAATATATGGGAACAAAGCCAGATAAACATTTATACCAAAAACAACAATATAATCTATGTTGAACAGTTTACTGTGCCGACATCTGAAGTTGTGGGAGTATTTGAAAGCATAATGAAAGAGGATAAACAGCTTTTATCTAATGACTCATCAGAAAAAGGAGATAAATCAGCAGATAACACAACCAATATAATAAAAATAAAAGATTATAATAACAAAGCTCATTTATATAAATTACATCCGGATGTAAAGATTTTACAAGTAAATGGAGAGATAGGCGATAATATAAGTGTAGAAAAACCAGTAGATAAAGACCAACTCAGCTATGGTCAAGATGTAAGTCTTACAGTTAGAAACGGAGTAGTTACTTCTATCAAAGGTTATGTTCCTGTAGAAGAAGAACTCAATTCATATGTACCTCCTGAATCACAACTAAGCAGCGGAATTGTTTTAGATGTGAATGACAGCAGTATAACACTTACAAATAATAAGACATACAGCATAAGCTCAGATACACTTATAATGAAAAATGGAGAAATAACTGATTATAGACAAATAAAAGATGGAGACAGATTAAAGTTCTTTTTTGATGACATATATTCAAATATACCTTCAAAAATAGAAATAGAAGGCAGTCAAAGGCAGGCGGACAGAATAATAAAAGCAAAAGTTGGTCCATATTCAATAGCCTCAAAATCAATCACATTGAAAGATACAAAAGAATTACAAAACGGACAATGGGTAGATACAAAAGAAGATGCAAAAGCATATGAAAATGTGAAAATAAGAGGAGATATATATGCCAATTCAGCAAAAGTAAATAATAAACTGAAAAATTACAACAATCAGGAGATATATGCAGTTTTAGCAAAAAATCAAGGCATACCTACAATAGAGCAAGGAAAAATAAGATTAGGAGATTCTCTAAAATTTGACAGCAGTATTACTAATATAGATTATTCACAAAATACTTTACAGATAGACGGAAATCTTGTAAAATTTGATGATTCAACAATAATAATAAAAGACGGAAATATTGTAAAAAGTGGAAATTTAGAAAAGAATATAAACAGCAATATAGAAACCAATCTTTTGAAAACTGCTCAGATAATAGTGCAAACAGGTGCAAGTCTTAATATAGATAAATCAGAGAACTATCCATACAAAATATACAGAGGAACTTTAAGAGATGTGTTCGATTATTCAGTATTATTAGGAAATGACATAGAAAACGGACGAAAAGTTAATCACTACTTTATGTGGCAAGGCGGAGTTTGGAACAGATTATCAGAAGGAAAGACTACGCCGAGGATAAACTTTACAGAGCAAACTCAAGTATATGACTTTGACAACAACAAAGCACTTACAATAGATGAAATAAGACAAAAACAATACGCTCTTAACGCATTCGGAATAAGACCTGATTATTTTAACAGACAAGTCTATATTGTAACAAAAGATGATGTAGCAGTATCCATAAATTTCATAAAAGCACAAGGTTATGTTCAAGTCAATTCACAAAACTTGATAGTGGCAAAAGGAGTTGGAGAGTACACATCATCAGATAACAACAATAACAATGGAAATAATAATAACAACAATAGTAATAATAATGCCAACAATAACAATAATAATCAGAAAAAAGAGTCTATAAAACCTGTGCTTATTAAAAATATATATGAATACAATTCAAATACAAACAGATTACAGCCGGTAGCTCCAATAACGACTACAGACACTGCAACACAGCAAATAAAGAAAACTCCTGTAAGAAAATTGATAAACGTTCAAAAAGCGGTTGTAATTTATAACGGAAAAGCAATAATGAAGACATCTCCTGATACATTAAAAGATAAAAATTTGACAATAATATTTAAGCAAAATAGGGATAAAAAAATAACAGACAATATTGAAGAACTGGACGCAATAGTAGTTATAGCGGAATAATTAAAGTGTTAAATAGACAATATGATAATTTATTTTACCATATTGTCTATCATAAAAACAGGAATATAAAAAGAGGAATATATAATGAAAAAATCAAAAATATTTTTATTGTATAGTATTTCATTTTTTATTATGAGTACCAATATATCAAACGCAATAGGTATATATGATGCCGGTATTTATAAAAAGACAAATAATGAAGCCAAGACATATCAATATGAAGAAGTAACTTTTGTCACAGGGAAACCGGTAATTTTAAAAGGTACACTCACAAGGACAAAAATAGATAAAGAAAAAGAAAATGATACATTAAAAAAAGAGATAGAAAAAGCTAAAAAAACAACCAATAAAAATAATAAACAAAAAGAAACATCAAAAAGCGACCCTATTCCACAAGTAACAAATGAAGTTCCCATAACCTACAAAGGCACGAAAATAAATGAGAAATATACACTTTCAGGTGGAGGCATAACCTTGACAAGAGATTTAACAATATCCCCTGTAAATGAATATTATAGAGGTCAGATAGTCCAAACAGAAGAAATAAGTAAAATAAAAGAAACAATAACAACAAGCGGACAAACATATAATTTAGATTCAAATTTATCGGAAATTTCAGAATCCATAGTTATAGATAAAAAACCGGCAATAGATTATTATGCAGGTAATTCCAACTTCTATAAAGTATATACTACAGGTACTGGAAATACCAATACAGGTAAAAAACTAATAATACAGATGGACGGAAAATCATCAGGTTATGACGAGTTTTGGGGTTCAACAGAAACAAAAATAATGAACTATACTATTACAACAGAGCAAGAAGCTGCAACGAATAATACAAGTAATAATAACAACGATAACAACAATAACAATAATGGAAATAACAATACAAATAATAACAATAATACAAACGCAGTAGTAAACGGAACATATACAGTAAAAACATCACAAAATACAATAAAAGACCTTATATACTCAGAAAATGATCCTAAAAAAATATCATTTAGAGGAGGATATATAATAACATCTCAAAATAATGCCGCTATGGAATACACCTACGACATAAACGGCATAACAGGTAAAGGTCAAAGTGAAAATGAAAATCTTCCGGAAATACAAAGACTTTTTGCACCGGTTTTAACAGATGTACAAGGGCATTATGCAGAAGAGGCGATAAAAATAATTACATCTATGAACGGATTTGAAATGGCAAAAAAAACATTTTTGCCAAATGCACCAATATCGAGAGATGAATTTGCAAGAGCAGTTGTAGTTACATCAGGAATATACAATCCAAATGCAAAAAAGACAACATCGGTGCTTAAAGAAGAATTATTTTCAGATATGAAAAAATCGGATTCAAATTATAATTATGTAAAAAAAGCTGTGGACAGCAAAATAATGATAGGAAGAGATGATAATAAATTTGAACCTAAAAGTCCACTTACAAGAGCAGAGGCTGTAAGAATACTTACAAACTCTTTAGGATTGGAATCTTTAATACCTAATGGCAAATATAACACAGGCTTTGAAGATGAAAGTCAGATACCGCCTTGGGCATTCGAATCTGCATATATAGCTCAAGATATAGGGTTGATAGAAAAAGGTGGAGCATTCAGACCTAATGAGTCGCTTACAAAAGCAGACGCAAGCGAATTACTGTTAAGATATATTAATTATATGACAGGCGATTTAAAAGAAGATTATATGCAAAGAATACTTAATTATTAAATTAAATACCCTCACAATTATATCTTGTGGGGGTATTTTGCATAAAAAAATATTAACAAATTAATATATTTTCTATTTTAATTTGTTAATATTGAAGTTTAAAATTAATTATTTTTTACTTTGAAACAGTAAACCACGGACTGTATTCTTTTTCCGGTTCTATCTTTGATTTGTTATTATCAGTGTAGACTTTGACCATAAATACACGCTGGTCCAATTTTCCGTTTATAGT containing:
- a CDS encoding S-layer homology domain-containing protein, which produces MKKSKIFLLYSISFFIMSTNISNAIGIYDAGIYKKTNNEAKTYQYEEVTFVTGKPVILKGTLTRTKIDKEKENDTLKKEIEKAKKTTNKNNKQKETSKSDPIPQVTNEVPITYKGTKINEKYTLSGGGITLTRDLTISPVNEYYRGQIVQTEEISKIKETITTSGQTYNLDSNLSEISESIVIDKKPAIDYYAGNSNFYKVYTTGTGNTNTGKKLIIQMDGKSSGYDEFWGSTETKIMNYTITTEQEAATNNTSNNNNDNNNNNNGNNNTNNNNNTNAVVNGTYTVKTSQNTIKDLIYSENDPKKISFRGGYIITSQNNAAMEYTYDINGITGKGQSENENLPEIQRLFAPVLTDVQGHYAEEAIKIITSMNGFEMAKKTFLPNAPISRDEFARAVVVTSGIYNPNAKKTTSVLKEELFSDMKKSDSNYNYVKKAVDSKIMIGRDDNKFEPKSPLTRAEAVRILTNSLGLESLIPNGKYNTGFEDESQIPPWAFESAYIAQDIGLIEKGGAFRPNESLTKADASELLLRYINYMTGDLKEDYMQRILNY